In Oncorhynchus clarkii lewisi isolate Uvic-CL-2024 chromosome 24, UVic_Ocla_1.0, whole genome shotgun sequence, one DNA window encodes the following:
- the LOC139383149 gene encoding frizzled-9-like, translated as MEGSPLKILISLWCQLVVAGYSVELGTYDLERGRPAKCEPIVIPMCQGIGYNMTRMPNFMDHDNQKEAAIKLNEFAPLVEYGCDVHLRFFLCSLYTPMCTDKVSTSIPACRPMCEQARQKCSPIMEKFHYAWPDSLDCSKLPTRNDPNALCMEAPENDTKTEIKKGEGMLPVPPRPRQPGSGNGRSTGSLGSCENPEKFQYVEKSQSCAPRCSSAVDVFWSRRDKDFAFIWMTVWSTLCFVSTSFTVLTFLLDPHRFQYPERPIIFLSMCYNIYSVAFIIRSVAGAENIACDRENGELYIIQEGLESTGCTIVFLILYYFGMASSIWWVILTLTWFLAAGKKWGHEAIESHSNYFHMAAWGIPALKTIIILTMRKVAGDELTGLCYVGSMDSGALTGFVLIPLSCYLVIGTSFVLTGFVALFHIRKVMKTEGTNTEKLEKLMVKIGIYSILYTVPATCVIICYFYERLNMDYWKFRGLEGKCVSFPGRRNEDCSLDASVPTVAVFMLKIFMSLVVGITSGVWVWSSKTLQTWQGLCSRKLASDRTSRKHCGSVSCSTHCHYKAPAVVLHMAKTDPYSESPTHV; from the coding sequence ATGGAGGGGTCTCCTTTGAAGATTCTGATTTCTCTCTGGTGTCAGTTGGTGGTTGCTGGCTACAGTGTGGAGCTAGGAACCTACGACCTGGAACGAGGCAGACCAGCCAAATGCGAACCCATAGTAATCCCCATGTGCCAGGGCATTGGCTACAACATGACCAGAATGCCCAATTTTATGGACCATGACAACCAAAAGGAGGCTGCCATCAAGCTGAATGAGTTTGCACCTCTAGTGGAGTATGGCTGTGATGTGCACCTTCGTttcttcctctgctctctctacacCCCCATGTGCACTGATAAAGTGTCTACCTCCATCCCAGCCTGCAGGCCCATGTGTGAGCAGGCCAGGCAGAAGTGCTCACCCATTATGGAGAAGTTCCACTATGCATGGCCTGACTCGCTGGATTGCTCCAAGCTCCCGACCAGGAATGACCCCAACGCGCTGTGCATGGAGGCTCCAGAGAACGACACCAAGACAGAGATCAAGAAGGGAGAGGGCATGCTTCCTGTTCCCCCTCGGCCAAGGCAACCGGGTAGCGGTAACGGGCGCTCCACTGGCAGTCTGGGGTCCTGCGAGAACCCAGAGAAGTTCCAGTACGTGGAGAAGAGCCAGTCGTGTGCTCCCCGCTGCTCCTCGGCAGTGGACGTGTTCTGGTCCAGAAGGGACAAGGACTTTGCCTTCATCTGGATGACGGTGTGGTCAACGCTCTGTTTCGTCTCCACGTCCTTCACCGTTCTCACCTTCCTCCTGGACCCCCACCGCTTCCAATACCCTGAACGGCCCATCATCTTCCTCTCCATGTGCTACAACATCTACTCTGTGGCCTTCATCATCCGCTCGGTGGCCGGGGCCGAGAACATCGCCTGCGACCGGGAGAATGGCGAGCTCTACATCATCCAGGAGGGGCTAGAGTCCACAGGCTGCACCATCGTCTTCCTCATCCTCTACTACTTCGGTATGGCCTCGTCCATCTGGTGGGTCATACTTACCCTCACCTGGTTCCTGGCCGCTGGTAAGAAGTGGGGCCACGAGGCCATTGAGTCCCACAGCAACTACTTCCACATGGCCGCGTGGGGCATCCCGGCTCTGAAgaccatcatcatcctcaccatGAGGAAGGTAGCAGGGGATGAGCTGACGGGTCTGTGCTACGTGGGCAGCATGGACTCTGGAGCGCTCACCGGCTTTGTGCTCATCCCTCTGTCCTGCTACCTGGTCATTGGCACGTCCTTCGTCCTCACCGGCTTTGTGGCGCTCTTCCACATCCGCAAGGTGATGAAAACCGAAGGCACCAACACGGAGAAGCTGGAGAAGCTGATGGTGAAGATCGGCATCTACTCCATCCTGTACACGGTGCCCGCCACCTGCGTCATCATCTGCTACTTCTACGAGAGGCTCAACATGGACTACTGGAAGTTCAGGGGGCTAGAGGGCAAGTGCGTGTCGTTCCCCGGGCGCCGGAACGAGGACTGCTCCCTGGATGCGTCGGTGCCCACTGTGGCAGTGTTCATGCTGAAGATCTTCATGTCTTTGGTGGTGGGCATCACcagtggtgtgtgggtgtggagcTCCAAGACTCTGCAGACCTGGCAGGGCCTGTGCAGCAGGAAGCTGGCATCAGACAGGACTAGCAGGAAGCACTGTGGCAGCGTGAGCTGCAGCACACACTGTCATTACAAAGCCCCTGCCGTGGTGCTCCACATGGCCAAGACAGACCCTTACTCAGAAAGCCCCACACATGTCTGA